The following are from one region of the Candidatus Acidulodesulfobacterium ferriphilum genome:
- a CDS encoding SAM-dependent DNA methyltransferase: protein MEKYYDFMITNYDNELENNYLSKTDIKYRRSFGQFFTPFNIACFMADWILNTKKDNLTILDPAAGLGIFERTIKYRNKSKNIYFDLWEIDKNIVSELKNIVSELKINVNINESDFLTSPWDKKYDGIIANPPYYKHHFIKNKEEIFQKICSKAFFKFSIQNNIYSWFLIKSINLLNYGGKLAFIIPSEFLNANYGEKIKEYLITSGITLHLININFTENVFDNALTTSLIILAEKNREKSSAVNFFNISDIKQLNNLSNFLKEYPMKRMNNHDLNPKIKWRNYFNEYKKQGEENLIPFLKIGKFSRGIATGSNEYFTLTPKEVEEFNIPNECLYPCITKANFIKDILFSKNDFNQLIEQDKKTYLFDGQKSEHEICKRYIKKGESENIHKKYLTKNRHPWYALEKRDVSKIWVSVFSRNGLKFIWNDSDCKNLTCFHSFYPSELGKHYLDILFVYLNTEFARKLFDQEKREYGNGLEKFEPNDINKSLILDFEIIKKEDMDELRRLQIEIFKNNKKDRLEIINNADLILRKYL, encoded by the coding sequence ATGGAAAAATATTACGATTTTATGATAACGAATTATGATAACGAATTAGAAAACAACTATTTGTCAAAAACGGATATTAAATATCGTCGTTCTTTTGGACAATTTTTTACACCTTTTAATATTGCCTGTTTTATGGCCGATTGGATTTTGAATACCAAAAAAGATAATTTAACAATACTTGATCCGGCTGCAGGATTAGGAATATTCGAAAGGACAATAAAATACCGAAATAAAAGCAAAAATATTTATTTTGACCTTTGGGAAATTGATAAAAATATAGTTTCCGAATTAAAAAATATAGTTTCCGAATTAAAAATAAATGTCAATATCAATGAATCAGATTTTCTTACAAGCCCATGGGATAAAAAATATGACGGAATAATTGCAAACCCTCCATATTATAAGCATCATTTTATCAAAAATAAAGAGGAAATCTTCCAAAAAATTTGTTCAAAAGCATTTTTTAAGTTCAGTATTCAAAACAATATTTATAGCTGGTTTTTGATTAAATCAATCAATCTTCTAAATTATGGCGGAAAGTTGGCGTTTATTATTCCAAGTGAATTTTTAAATGCAAATTATGGAGAAAAAATTAAGGAATATCTGATTACCTCCGGAATAACGTTACACTTAATAAATATTAATTTTACAGAAAATGTTTTTGATAATGCGCTTACCACATCTTTAATTATATTAGCCGAAAAGAACCGCGAAAAAAGCTCTGCAGTCAATTTTTTTAATATTTCGGATATTAAACAACTCAATAATCTATCTAATTTTTTAAAAGAATATCCGATGAAACGGATGAACAATCATGACTTAAATCCAAAAATAAAATGGAGAAATTATTTTAATGAATATAAAAAACAAGGGGAGGAAAACCTAATCCCTTTTTTAAAAATTGGAAAATTCTCAAGAGGAATTGCAACAGGCTCAAATGAATATTTTACTTTAACGCCGAAAGAAGTTGAAGAATTTAATATCCCCAATGAGTGCCTATACCCTTGTATAACAAAAGCAAATTTTATAAAAGATATATTATTTTCAAAAAATGATTTTAATCAATTAATAGAACAAGATAAAAAAACTTACCTTTTTGACGGCCAAAAATCGGAGCATGAAATCTGTAAACGATATATTAAAAAAGGTGAATCAGAAAATATTCACAAAAAATATTTAACAAAAAATAGACATCCTTGGTACGCTTTAGAAAAACGAGATGTATCGAAAATATGGGTTTCCGTTTTCAGCCGAAATGGTTTAAAATTTATTTGGAACGACAGCGATTGTAAAAATCTCACCTGCTTTCATTCATTTTATCCTTCTGAACTTGGGAAACATTATTTAGATATTTTATTTGTTTATCTCAATACCGAATTTGCCAGAAAACTTTTTGATCAAGAGAAAAGAGAATACGGAAATGGGTTAGAGAAATTTGAACCAAACGACATAAACAAATCGCTGATTTTAGACTTTGAAATTATAAAAAAAGAAGATATGGATGAATTGCGAAGATTACAGATAGAAATCTTTAAAAACAATAAAAAAGATAGACTTGAAATTATTAATAATGCCGATTTAATACTTAGAAAATATCTGTGA
- a CDS encoding AccI family restriction endonuclease, which translates to MNYKDFIQKTSQEIGSNIVDLSIKRKRGNAPTQAFSDFLTHSEQGDWAEVLFFNALKESDLTYIPVRYGRSDKIIAGDPNFKEFYNSYQHELDLIGKRPDILLFKSDDYRNEWGGDISHLPIETLKSIVPKAIAGFEVRSSAYLTKKFVPKKNRPYLSFTPKVEDLLVVLKWIETYGVPHFYVQIFFDAIYIISFKDILLLLKNAQIDERGIKNKKILGKIDSSPAFVIEKNPKNQYKETIHIYIDRGKILSDKIEYPKLVGSKKELEGGRLLHYVSFEGGKTAIKKDELLKLITDIF; encoded by the coding sequence ATGAATTATAAAGATTTCATTCAGAAAACAAGTCAAGAAATAGGATCCAATATTGTAGATTTAAGTATTAAGCGTAAAAGAGGAAATGCTCCAACGCAGGCATTTTCAGATTTTTTAACTCATAGTGAGCAGGGAGATTGGGCCGAAGTTTTATTTTTCAATGCTTTAAAAGAATCTGATTTAACATACATTCCTGTGCGATATGGAAGATCGGACAAAATTATTGCCGGCGACCCAAACTTTAAAGAATTTTATAACTCTTATCAACACGAGCTTGATTTAATTGGAAAGCGGCCTGATATTTTATTGTTTAAATCTGATGACTATCGAAATGAATGGGGCGGCGACATTAGCCATTTGCCGATAGAGACTTTAAAATCCATTGTTCCAAAAGCAATTGCTGGATTTGAAGTTAGATCAAGCGCATATCTAACAAAAAAATTTGTTCCTAAAAAAAATAGACCTTATTTGAGTTTTACTCCAAAAGTTGAAGATTTATTGGTAGTTTTAAAATGGATTGAAACATACGGCGTTCCGCATTTTTATGTTCAAATCTTTTTTGACGCGATTTATATCATATCGTTTAAAGATATTTTATTATTATTAAAAAATGCTCAAATTGATGAGCGGGGAATCAAAAATAAAAAAATATTGGGGAAAATAGACAGTAGTCCAGCCTTTGTTATTGAAAAAAATCCTAAGAATCAATATAAAGAAACCATTCATATCTATATAGACAGAGGAAAAATTTTAAGCGACAAAATCGAATATCCAAAATTGGTGGGTAGTAAAAAAGAATTAGAGGGCGGACGACTGCTTCATTATGTAAGTTTTGAAGGCGGCAAAACTGCAATTAAAAAGGACGAATTACTTAAGCTTATCACAGATATTTTCTAA
- a CDS encoding XRE family transcriptional regulator produces MSKTILEKFGEKVRKERHQKGLSQEELAARAGVHRTYIGMIERAEKNITLENIEKITKALGLKISDFFKDF; encoded by the coding sequence ATGAGCAAAACAATATTAGAAAAATTTGGCGAAAAAGTGCGCAAGGAAAGACATCAGAAGGGTCTTTCCCAAGAAGAACTTGCCGCAAGAGCGGGTGTTCATCGTACTTATATCGGCATGATTGAAAGAGCGGAAAAGAATATCACGCTTGAAAATATTGAAAAAATCACAAAAGCTCTCGGTTTAAAAATATCAGATTTTTTTAAAGATTTTTAA
- a CDS encoding nucleotidyltransferase domain-containing protein, translated as MIDKYFSTHIRDEAIKRKKLEMERLRQSLLKNAVTAIAELRRTVSFKDAFIFGSLTKPFKFGINSDIDIAFSGLKDRDFFKAASFISSEIGREVDVIQLEGFRFAEKIKKEGIKWKPEI; from the coding sequence ATGATAGATAAATATTTTTCGACGCATATCAGGGATGAGGCTATTAAGCGCAAAAAGCTGGAGATGGAAAGGCTGAGGCAGAGTTTGCTTAAAAACGCCGTTACGGCTATTGCGGAATTAAGACGAACGGTTAGCTTTAAAGATGCTTTCATATTCGGCTCTTTGACAAAACCTTTTAAATTTGGCATAAATTCCGATATTGATATTGCCTTTTCCGGCCTTAAGGATAGAGATTTTTTTAAAGCCGCTTCATTTATATCAAGTGAAATTGGCAGGGAGGTCGATGTTATTCAACTCGAAGGATTCAGATTTGCCGAAAAAATCAAAAAAGAAGGAATAAAATGGAAGCCAGAGATATAA
- a CDS encoding type II toxin-antitoxin system RelE/ParE family toxin — MEFEIFFHNDVHNDLKEIPKKYLIKIKEAINNKVKEKPEFYGIPLRGSLKPYRKFRIGDYRIVFKVEDNKIYILAILHRKKVYKIAENRKT, encoded by the coding sequence ATGGAATTTGAAATATTCTTTCATAACGATGTTCATAACGACCTTAAGGAAATACCTAAAAAATATCTTATAAAAATCAAAGAAGCTATAAACAATAAAGTGAAAGAGAAGCCGGAATTTTACGGAATACCCTTAAGGGGTTCGCTTAAGCCGTATAGAAAGTTCAGAATCGGGGATTATAGGATAGTTTTTAAAGTCGAGGATAACAAAATATATATACTTGCAATATTGCACAGAAAAAAAGTATATAAGATTGCCGAAAATAGGAAAACATGA
- a CDS encoding antitoxin, RHH family protein gives MPTKNPRLNVVLDKRTAELVDILSKKRDISKSALAKELIEKAIELEEDFYLAEIAETRNKTLKGNPISEEKFWKPYGI, from the coding sequence ATGCCTACAAAGAATCCAAGGCTTAATGTCGTTCTGGATAAAAGAACTGCAGAGCTTGTCGATATTTTATCAAAAAAAAGAGACATATCGAAATCGGCGCTCGCCAAAGAACTCATAGAAAAAGCTATAGAGCTTGAAGAAGACTTTTATCTTGCCGAGATTGCGGAAACCAGAAATAAAACCCTTAAGGGTAATCCGATTTCGGAAGAAAAATTTTGGAAACCTTATGGAATTTGA
- the glnA gene encoding type I glutamate--ammonia ligase, which produces MTENEVVQYIKEQEIQFVDVKFCDLLGTWQHFTVPVSEVSKDTFKDGFGFDGSSIRGWQAIDASDMLIIPDASTAVIDNFIEAKTLSLTCNIKDPITGNFYDRDPRYIAQKAEKYLKSTGIADTAYFGPEAEFFIFDDIRYDQTSNSGYYYIDSEEGIWNTGRDEMPNLGHKPRNKEGYFPAAPIDSQTDIRNEMALELQNVGIRVEAAHHEVATGGQAEIDMRFDSLTAMGDNFMWFKYIIKNVARRYDKTATFMPKPLFGDNGSGMHVHQSLWKNGQPLFAGKEYAGLSEMGLYYIGGILKHAKALCAFTNSTTNSYKRLVPGFEAPVNFVYSSRNRSAAVRIPMYSNSPKAKRIEYRTPDPTSNCYIAFSALLLAGLDGIQNKIHPGKPVDKDLFTLSKKELKNIPVAPGSLEEALKELEKDHKFLLQGGVFTEDVIQTWIERKMENDVQPVRMRPVPYEFALYYDI; this is translated from the coding sequence ATGACGGAAAACGAAGTTGTGCAGTATATCAAAGAGCAGGAGATCCAGTTCGTGGATGTAAAGTTCTGCGACCTGCTTGGAACGTGGCAGCATTTTACGGTGCCCGTTAGCGAAGTGTCAAAAGATACTTTTAAGGATGGATTCGGGTTCGACGGTTCAAGCATAAGGGGGTGGCAGGCAATAGATGCTTCCGATATGCTTATTATACCGGATGCTTCCACTGCCGTTATAGATAATTTTATCGAGGCTAAAACTTTATCTTTAACATGCAATATTAAAGACCCTATAACCGGTAATTTTTATGATAGAGACCCGCGTTACATAGCGCAGAAGGCCGAAAAGTATTTAAAATCCACGGGCATCGCCGATACGGCTTATTTTGGACCGGAAGCGGAGTTTTTTATATTCGACGATATAAGATACGACCAGACTTCCAATAGCGGCTATTATTACATTGATTCCGAAGAAGGCATATGGAACACGGGAAGGGACGAGATGCCTAATCTCGGGCACAAGCCGAGAAACAAAGAAGGTTATTTTCCGGCCGCGCCTATAGATTCCCAGACCGACATCAGAAACGAAATGGCGTTAGAACTTCAAAATGTCGGGATAAGAGTCGAAGCCGCTCATCACGAGGTTGCCACCGGCGGCCAGGCCGAAATCGATATGAGGTTTGATTCTTTAACCGCTATGGGCGACAATTTTATGTGGTTTAAATACATAATTAAAAATGTTGCAAGAAGATATGACAAGACCGCTACTTTTATGCCGAAACCGCTTTTCGGCGATAACGGTTCCGGCATGCATGTCCATCAATCCTTGTGGAAAAACGGACAGCCGCTGTTCGCGGGCAAAGAATATGCAGGATTGTCGGAAATGGGGCTTTATTATATCGGCGGGATATTAAAACACGCAAAGGCTTTATGCGCTTTTACCAATTCAACGACAAACTCCTACAAAAGATTAGTCCCCGGCTTCGAGGCGCCCGTTAATTTTGTCTATTCCTCAAGAAACAGAAGCGCCGCGGTCAGGATCCCGATGTATTCAAATTCGCCGAAAGCAAAAAGAATAGAATACAGAACCCCCGACCCTACCTCAAATTGCTACATCGCTTTTTCCGCCTTGCTTTTAGCCGGTTTAGACGGCATCCAAAATAAAATTCACCCGGGCAAGCCCGTTGATAAAGATTTATTTACATTATCCAAAAAGGAGCTTAAGAATATTCCCGTTGCGCCGGGTTCTCTCGAAGAGGCGTTGAAAGAACTTGAAAAAGACCATAAATTCCTGCTTCAGGGCGGAGTGTTTACGGAAGATGTGATACAGACATGGATCGAACGCAAAATGGAAAACGATGTCCAGCCCGTTCGCATGAGACCCGTTCCTTACGAGTTTGCGTTGTATTACGATATATAA
- a CDS encoding P-II family nitrogen regulator translates to MKKVEAIFKPFKLDDVKEALNNIGIHGLTVTEVKGYGRQKGHTELYRGAEYVVDFIPKVKIEVVVSDEQVGLVTEAILSSAKTGRIGDGKIFVLPVEEAVRIRTGEKGEEAL, encoded by the coding sequence ATGAAAAAGGTGGAGGCAATATTTAAACCGTTTAAACTCGACGATGTAAAAGAAGCCCTTAACAATATCGGTATTCACGGCTTAACGGTTACGGAGGTTAAGGGCTACGGCAGGCAGAAAGGACATACCGAATTATACAGGGGAGCCGAATATGTGGTCGATTTCATACCAAAGGTAAAAATCGAGGTGGTGGTTTCCGACGAACAAGTCGGCTTAGTGACGGAAGCGATATTGTCGAGCGCAAAAACCGGCAGGATAGGGGACGGCAAAATTTTTGTTTTGCCGGTGGAAGAGGCCGTAAGAATAAGAACGGGGGAAAAGGGCGAGGAAGCTCTTTAA
- a CDS encoding YajQ family cyclic di-GMP-binding protein, which yields MPSFDVVSKADLQEVDNAINQTVKEITGRYDFKGTKSEIKRQENIVTVLGDDDYKLTAVIDIFKGKLIKRGVSVKFLDFKKKEEAHKGMVRQEVEIKEGIDKEASKKIIQEIKKIAPKAAVENLKDHLRVGSKSKDELQGIISHLRAFPLTIELSFINFRD from the coding sequence ATGCCGTCTTTCGATGTAGTTTCAAAGGCAGACCTTCAGGAAGTCGATAACGCAATAAACCAGACCGTTAAAGAAATAACGGGGCGGTATGATTTTAAAGGCACAAAAAGCGAAATTAAAAGACAGGAAAATATCGTTACCGTCTTAGGCGACGACGATTATAAACTTACCGCCGTCATCGACATATTCAAGGGAAAACTTATAAAAAGGGGTGTTTCGGTAAAATTCTTAGATTTTAAAAAGAAGGAAGAAGCTCACAAGGGAATGGTGCGTCAGGAGGTCGAGATCAAGGAAGGGATAGATAAAGAGGCTTCAAAAAAAATAATTCAGGAAATAAAAAAGATAGCCCCAAAGGCGGCGGTCGAAAACCTTAAAGACCATTTACGGGTGGGTTCAAAATCCAAAGACGAGCTTCAGGGCATAATTTCGCATTTACGAGCTTTCCCTTTAACTATAGAATTGTCCTTTATAAATTTCAGGGATTAG
- a CDS encoding outer membrane lipoprotein carrier protein LolA, with product MKKKLSIPVCVNGMRLQAYGQKYPQSMESCFPSFPQREESGLSSFPRKRESISAKLTKLAVPFFILSVFFLTGFIPKSYGKSDNTSNIIGKIEAKYKTVRSISAYFGQKEIIPGYSQNMAFKGYFYYKYPGNMAWVYTYPIHKRQVLKGDNLYIVDSGIKKVTVINVGKEKGGFPPNIVAVIGSLTKYFRVESVKKDAGKGIIDVGLKPLSLQRAKEIYIDFAINSLKITSLKILTYQGQSIIFHYSNVRFNRHINNNIFSVNFPSSYTIIKEN from the coding sequence ATGAAGAAAAAATTGTCCATTCCCGTCTGCGTAAACGGCATGCGTTTACAAGCATACGGACAGAAATATCCGCAAAGTATGGAATCCTGTTTTCCGTCATTCCCGCAAAGAGAGGAATCAGGTCTTTCGTCATTCCCGCGAAAGCGGGAATCCATTAGCGCTAAATTAACTAAATTAGCCGTACCGTTTTTCATTTTATCCGTGTTTTTTTTAACGGGTTTTATACCGAAATCTTACGGCAAGTCGGATAATACAAGCAATATAATCGGGAAAATCGAAGCAAAATATAAAACCGTTCGTTCCATAAGCGCATATTTTGGGCAAAAGGAGATTATTCCGGGGTATTCGCAGAATATGGCCTTTAAGGGTTATTTTTATTATAAATATCCGGGCAATATGGCATGGGTTTATACCTATCCCATACATAAAAGGCAGGTTTTAAAAGGCGATAATCTTTATATTGTCGATAGCGGCATTAAAAAGGTTACGGTTATTAATGTAGGCAAAGAAAAAGGAGGATTCCCCCCTAATATCGTTGCCGTAATCGGAAGTTTGACCAAGTATTTCAGGGTTGAAAGCGTAAAGAAAGACGCCGGAAAAGGAATTATAGATGTGGGATTAAAACCCTTAAGCCTGCAAAGGGCAAAGGAGATTTATATCGATTTCGCAATAAACAGCCTTAAGATAACTTCATTAAAAATTTTAACATATCAGGGTCAAAGTATAATATTTCATTATTCTAATGTCCGGTTTAACAGGCATATAAATAACAATATTTTTAGCGTTAATTTTCCGTCAAGCTATACGATAATAAAGGAAAACTAA
- a CDS encoding DNA translocase FtsK — MHGHKRIIGALLIIFFSIYSFLSLFSFSIFQETSNSYSISSVHKINWGGFAGGILSNLLLTIAGIGSFLLIFFILSIGILLIFNKITRSRLRFYAGIFIFLAALLIFLSALFPKFSYRGFIISGGGLIGSGIYYYLFRFFGEAGSIIIIVMLFLTSFYLVFKNIGVENLTASVYDIYNLIKRGIEEIKRLDTGIISIITNKLSSIVSLITLRIEKRKGLKKRKRSFIVNKELFGGSREDLIKDLDEKDDLTGINKKTGIDYRVIREKDGSFDFVGDRETKIPPISLIDFEGIKDAQKPDKLSLLGNATLIEKKLLDFGVKGKVTGINPGPIITMYEFEPASGVKIGRILSLSEDLTMALKSKPVRITGVIEGKSAVGIEVPNNKRETVYFSEGLNSKEFIESKSLLTIILGKNTTGGNVLFDIAKCPHLLIAGATGAGKSVFINTLVVSLLFKASYEELNFLMIDPKRLELTPFEELPHLICDVVYDAKKASIALKWAVSEMERRYRELQKAGVKNIEQHNERLKKQNQKPMPYLVIIIDELSDLMLTSPKDIETSIIRLSQMARACGIHLVIATQRPSVNVVTGVIKANMPSRIAFLVSSKVDSRTILDANGAEELLGNGDMLFMPPGQGRLARIHGSYISEDEIKKVLEFIKEKNFPPSKNELLINEFDNAGNFDRMITDDPDDEIYGEVLNMVASLDDNNNISISYIQRRFRIGFNRAARIMEKLQNDGILTKKGRT, encoded by the coding sequence ATGCATGGTCATAAAAGGATAATCGGGGCGCTTCTAATCATTTTTTTTTCGATATATTCTTTCTTATCGCTTTTCTCATTTTCCATATTTCAAGAAACCTCCAATTCGTACTCTATTTCGAGCGTCCATAAAATAAACTGGGGCGGCTTTGCCGGCGGAATTCTTTCGAACCTGCTTTTAACGATAGCAGGTATCGGCTCTTTCCTGCTGATTTTTTTTATATTATCAATAGGGATATTATTGATATTTAACAAAATTACCCGGTCAAGATTAAGATTTTATGCGGGAATATTTATTTTCCTCGCCGCCCTTTTAATATTTCTTAGCGCCTTGTTTCCCAAGTTTTCATACCGCGGGTTTATAATTTCGGGCGGAGGGTTAATAGGAAGCGGAATTTATTACTACCTTTTCAGGTTTTTTGGCGAAGCGGGAAGCATAATTATAATTGTTATGTTATTTCTAACCTCTTTTTATCTTGTCTTTAAAAATATAGGAGTGGAAAACCTGACCGCCTCGGTTTACGACATTTATAATCTGATTAAAAGAGGCATAGAAGAGATAAAGCGGTTAGATACAGGTATAATAAGTATAATAACGAATAAATTGAGTTCTATCGTTTCCTTAATAACATTAAGGATTGAAAAGAGAAAAGGATTAAAAAAAAGAAAGAGAAGTTTTATCGTAAATAAAGAGCTGTTCGGGGGTTCAAGAGAGGATTTAATAAAGGATCTGGATGAAAAAGACGATCTTACAGGGATTAATAAAAAGACGGGAATAGATTATAGAGTAATTAGAGAAAAGGACGGCTCTTTTGATTTTGTTGGAGACAGGGAAACAAAAATCCCCCCGATTTCCTTAATTGACTTTGAAGGGATTAAAGACGCCCAAAAGCCGGATAAACTTTCTCTTCTGGGGAATGCAACTTTAATAGAAAAAAAACTTTTAGATTTCGGTGTGAAAGGAAAGGTTACGGGGATAAACCCGGGACCCATTATAACAATGTATGAGTTCGAACCGGCAAGCGGCGTTAAAATCGGAAGAATTTTATCTCTTTCGGAAGACCTTACGATGGCTTTAAAGTCAAAGCCCGTCAGGATAACAGGGGTTATAGAGGGAAAATCGGCTGTGGGCATCGAAGTTCCAAATAATAAAAGGGAAACGGTTTATTTTTCGGAAGGATTAAACTCAAAAGAGTTTATAGAGTCAAAGTCTTTACTTACGATAATTCTTGGCAAAAACACCACGGGGGGAAATGTCCTCTTTGATATTGCAAAATGCCCGCACTTGCTAATAGCAGGGGCGACGGGGGCGGGGAAAAGCGTGTTTATTAACACGCTTGTCGTAAGCCTTCTTTTTAAAGCGAGTTACGAGGAGCTTAATTTTTTAATGATAGACCCTAAAAGATTGGAACTAACGCCATTTGAAGAATTACCCCATCTTATTTGCGATGTCGTTTACGATGCAAAAAAGGCAAGCATTGCGCTTAAATGGGCTGTTTCCGAAATGGAAAGGAGATATAGAGAATTACAGAAGGCGGGCGTTAAAAATATAGAGCAGCATAATGAACGATTAAAAAAACAGAATCAGAAACCGATGCCGTACCTTGTCATTATAATAGATGAATTAAGCGATTTAATGCTGACAAGCCCGAAAGACATAGAAACATCCATAATCAGGCTTTCCCAGATGGCCCGCGCCTGCGGAATACATCTTGTAATAGCGACTCAAAGACCGTCTGTAAATGTGGTTACGGGGGTTATAAAAGCCAATATGCCGTCCCGTATAGCCTTCTTAGTCTCTTCCAAGGTTGATTCGAGGACGATATTGGATGCCAACGGCGCGGAAGAGCTTTTGGGAAACGGGGATATGCTGTTTATGCCGCCGGGACAGGGCAGGCTTGCGAGAATTCACGGCTCTTACATATCGGAAGACGAGATTAAAAAAGTTTTAGAATTTATAAAAGAAAAGAATTTTCCGCCCTCAAAAAACGAGTTATTAATAAATGAGTTTGACAATGCAGGCAATTTTGATAGAATGATTACGGACGACCCTGATGATGAAATATACGGCGAGGTGTTAAATATGGTTGCATCTCTGGATGACAATAATAATATATCCATATCGTATATTCAGCGAAGGTTCAGGATAGGTTTTAACAGGGCCGCAAGAATTATGGAAAAACTTCAAAACGACGGCATACTGACAAAAAAAGGGAGAACATAA
- a CDS encoding serine--tRNA ligase — MIDIKLIREQREFVKKEMEKLFIPVQIDEIYELDESKRRLLYDTECLRNTRKVLSKEIAAEKEEAAILAKKNEVKRINEMIKAQEDELGAIEQRLNELMLNVPNLPDSDVPVGRDETENVVVSYFNAKKKFDFKLKTHFEIGEKRDLIDFERGVKISGTRFYVLKRGFAKLQRALINFMLDTHITYHDYEEVYPPYMVNEACLIGTGQLPKFSDTLYKDDDSGLWFIPTAEVPVTNMYRDEIIDIKMLPIKHVAYTACFRKEKMSAGKDTRGIKRGHQFDKVELVKITTPETAKDELFNLINDVQDILNRLDIPHRLVKICTGDLSFSAKEKYDIEVYAPGMDEWLEVSSCSNFGSFQAIRANIKFKREKNAKSEFVNTLNGSGLALPRVMIAIIENYQTKDGYVRIPNSLKPYFGTEEFI; from the coding sequence ATGATAGACATTAAGCTTATCAGGGAACAAAGAGAGTTTGTTAAAAAAGAAATGGAAAAACTTTTTATTCCCGTTCAAATCGACGAGATTTACGAACTTGACGAGTCAAAAAGAAGACTCTTATATGATACCGAGTGTCTTAGAAATACCAGAAAAGTTCTTTCAAAAGAAATAGCCGCGGAAAAAGAAGAAGCGGCAATTTTAGCGAAAAAAAACGAGGTAAAAAGAATAAACGAGATGATAAAAGCGCAGGAAGACGAGCTTGGCGCCATAGAACAGAGGCTTAACGAGCTGATGTTAAATGTGCCGAATCTTCCGGACAGCGATGTGCCCGTCGGCAGGGACGAAACGGAAAATGTCGTCGTTTCTTATTTCAATGCAAAGAAAAAATTTGATTTTAAGCTAAAAACCCATTTTGAAATCGGAGAAAAAAGAGATTTAATCGATTTTGAAAGGGGGGTAAAGATTTCCGGGACCCGTTTTTATGTGCTGAAAAGGGGGTTTGCTAAGCTCCAGAGGGCGCTTATTAATTTTATGCTCGATACCCATATAACTTATCACGATTACGAAGAAGTATATCCTCCTTATATGGTTAACGAAGCCTGTTTAATCGGGACGGGGCAGCTGCCGAAATTTTCCGACACTTTGTATAAAGACGACGATTCGGGCTTATGGTTTATCCCGACCGCCGAGGTCCCGGTTACGAATATGTACAGGGACGAGATAATAGATATTAAGATGCTTCCCATAAAACATGTGGCATATACCGCATGTTTCAGAAAAGAAAAGATGTCTGCCGGCAAGGATACAAGGGGCATAAAAAGAGGGCATCAGTTCGACAAGGTAGAACTTGTAAAAATTACTACTCCTGAAACAGCCAAAGATGAATTATTTAATCTTATTAACGATGTTCAGGATATTTTAAACAGGCTGGATATTCCCCATAGATTAGTTAAAATTTGCACCGGGGATTTAAGTTTTTCGGCAAAAGAAAAATACGATATAGAGGTTTACGCCCCCGGGATGGACGAATGGCTTGAGGTCAGCTCTTGTTCGAATTTCGGTTCTTTTCAAGCTATAAGAGCAAATATTAAATTTAAAAGGGAAAAAAACGCAAAATCCGAGTTTGTCAATACTTTGAACGGTTCAGGACTTGCCCTTCCAAGGGTTATGATAGCGATAATCGAAAATTATCAGACAAAGGACGGATATGTCAGGATTCCTAATTCGTTAAAACCGTACTTTGGAACGGAAGAATTTATTTAA
- a CDS encoding F0F1 ATP synthase subunit epsilon, whose protein sequence is MPLKLKIVGRGGLIAEEIVDFCEIPAESGIEGILPGHINFISNVNKGVVKYKIGETVREINIDGGFVEISNDFINILVND, encoded by the coding sequence ATGCCGCTTAAACTTAAAATTGTCGGCCGCGGCGGTTTGATTGCCGAAGAAATCGTGGATTTTTGCGAAATTCCCGCCGAATCGGGTATAGAGGGGATATTGCCTGGGCATATCAACTTTATTTCTAATGTGAATAAGGGTGTCGTAAAATACAAAATCGGCGAGACCGTTCGGGAAATCAATATCGACGGCGGATTTGTGGAAATAAGCAATGATTTTATCAATATTTTGGTAAACGATTAA